The following proteins come from a genomic window of Solwaraspora sp. WMMA2065:
- a CDS encoding MFS transporter, which produces MVANGAAALARPVVERARIAVAIAFGVSGLAFASWISRTPAIRDALDLTNAQFGLLLLCTSVGAVSALPLSGPLVHAIGPHRTVLLGAAAVTVGMLAVAVGVAVVSPPLAGAGLLLTGTGLSSWDVAMNVEGADVERRLDRPLMPRFHAGFSLGTVTGALLGAGCAWLAVPVDWQLAVTALLVIASIAAAVRMFLPVPVRVPGAAAPRSGVLRAWREPRTLLIGLLVLAFAFVEGVANDWLTLAVVDGYQVGDAVGAVAFGVFVAAMTAARMVGGTALQRWGRVTVLRATAVLALIGLALVVFGPTLPLALLGALLWGAGASLGFPVGMSAAADEADRAAVRVSVVSSIGYTSFLAGPPLIGFLAEQVGILRSLLVVLGALAIGLLAAGATRPAGTGGTASATQPAGTGQGS; this is translated from the coding sequence GTGGTGGCGAACGGGGCGGCGGCGCTGGCGCGGCCGGTGGTGGAACGGGCACGCATCGCGGTCGCGATCGCGTTCGGGGTCAGTGGTCTGGCGTTCGCCTCGTGGATCTCCCGTACCCCGGCGATCCGCGACGCCCTCGATCTGACCAACGCCCAGTTCGGGCTGCTGCTGTTGTGCACGTCGGTGGGCGCGGTCAGCGCGCTGCCGCTGTCCGGTCCGCTGGTACACGCGATCGGGCCCCACCGGACGGTGCTGCTGGGCGCCGCGGCCGTGACCGTCGGGATGCTCGCCGTCGCAGTCGGTGTGGCGGTCGTCTCACCGCCACTGGCCGGCGCCGGGCTGCTGCTGACCGGCACCGGGTTGAGCAGCTGGGACGTGGCGATGAACGTTGAGGGTGCCGACGTCGAGCGCCGGCTCGACCGCCCGCTGATGCCCCGTTTCCACGCCGGCTTCAGCCTGGGTACGGTGACCGGCGCGCTCCTCGGGGCCGGGTGTGCCTGGCTGGCGGTGCCGGTCGACTGGCAACTCGCCGTCACCGCACTGCTGGTGATCGCCTCGATCGCCGCGGCCGTACGGATGTTCCTGCCGGTCCCGGTGCGGGTGCCCGGCGCGGCAGCACCCCGGTCCGGGGTGCTGCGTGCCTGGCGGGAGCCGCGCACCCTGCTGATCGGTCTGCTGGTGCTGGCCTTCGCGTTCGTCGAAGGGGTGGCGAACGACTGGCTCACCCTGGCCGTGGTCGACGGCTACCAAGTCGGTGACGCGGTCGGCGCGGTCGCATTCGGGGTGTTTGTCGCGGCGATGACCGCCGCCCGGATGGTCGGCGGTACGGCGTTGCAACGCTGGGGACGGGTGACGGTGCTGCGGGCGACGGCGGTGCTCGCCCTGATCGGCCTGGCCCTGGTGGTGTTCGGGCCGACGCTGCCGCTGGCGCTGCTCGGGGCACTGCTGTGGGGCGCCGGGGCGTCGCTCGGCTTCCCGGTCGGGATGAGCGCGGCCGCCGACGAGGCCGACCGGGCGGCGGTACGGGTGTCGGTGGTCAGTTCGATCGGCTACACCTCGTTCCTGGCCGGTCCGCCACTGATCGGTTTCCTGGCCGAGCAGGTCGGCATCCTACGATCGCTGCTGGTGGTGCTCGGGGCGTTGGCGATCGGCCTGCTGGCCGCCGGCGCTACCCGGCCGGCCGGCACGGGCGGCACGGCCAGCGCTACCCAGCCGGCCGGCACGGGCCAGGGCTCGTGA